From a single Elgaria multicarinata webbii isolate HBS135686 ecotype San Diego chromosome 18, rElgMul1.1.pri, whole genome shotgun sequence genomic region:
- the SDF2L1 gene encoding stromal cell-derived factor 2-like protein 1, giving the protein MYASSSGPTTETAAPCENTPLDSEHQTKRVIDKSRPAKSFLITRSFPISLGPRPFLRREGRRARAATPPHPIGCLAVHREPMSFTVVAFTAWASSWAALAAADWPVPAPVAEALSEAIVSEAKGRAMRRRGAVGGGFPLSALPRRFPSLRLLLPLLLLCGWCPARQAEAGAVTCGSVLKLLNTRHNVRLHSHEVKYGSGSGQQSVTGVDISDDANSYWRIRGKTDGSCQRGVPVKCGQAVRLTHVNTGKNLHTHHFPSPLSNNQEVSAFGDDGEGDDLDVWTVQCSGKHWDRDDAVRFKHIGTDAFLSVTGEQYGHPIKGQQEVHGMHSPNHHNYWKAMEGVFIKPSVDSTKHDEL; this is encoded by the exons ATGTACGCGTCTTCCAGTGGTCCCACTACAGAAACAGCAGCCCCTTGTGAGAACACACCACTGGACTCTGAGCATCAAACTAAAAGGGTAATAGACAAA TCCCGCCCCGCCAAATCCTTCCTTATCACTCGGTCTTTTCCTATTTCCCTCGGGCCCCGCCCCTTTCTCAGAAGGGAGGGCAGGAGGGCGCGTGCCGCCACGCCGCCGCATCCCATTGGCTGCCTGGCCGTGCACCGGGAGCCAATGAGCTTCACCGTCGTCGCCTTCACGGCCTGGGCGAGCTCGTGGGCGGCGCTGGCAGCCGCTGATTGGCCCGTGCCAGCGCCGGTGGCGGAAGCGCTTTCTGAGGCGATTGTTTCTGAGGCGAAGGGGCGCGCGATGCGGCGGCGGGGGGCTGTCGGCGGCGGTTTCCCGCTCTCGGCTCTGCCTCGCCGGTTCCCTtcgctgcggctgctgctgcccctcctcctcctgtgcggTTGGTGCCCGGCGAGGCAAGCCGAGGCGGGCGCTGTCACTTGCGGCTCGGTGCTGAAGCTGCTCAACACCCGGCACAACGTGCGGCTCCACTCGCACGAGGTCAAGTACGGATCCG GAAGCGGTCAGCAGTCAGTGACGGGAGTTGACATTTCAGATGATGCTAACAGTTACTGGCGAATCAGAGGCAAAACTGATGGGTCCTGCCAGCGAGGAGTGCCAGTAAAGTGTGGGCAAGCAGTACGCCTTACCCATGTTAATACAGGGAAAAATCTGCACACCCACCACTTCCCATCACCACTCTCCAATAACCAG GAAGTAAGCGCATTTGGTGATGATGGAGAAGGAGACGACTTAGATGTGTGgacagtgcagtgtagtgggAAACACTGGGACCGGGATGATGCAGTACGCTTCAAGCACATAGGAACAGATGCATTCCTTTCAGTAACTGGCGAACAGTATGGTCACCCAATCAAGGGCCAACAGGAAGTCCATGGCATGCATTCTCCTAATCACCATAACTACTGGAAAGCAATGGAAGGTGTTTTCATTAAGCCCAGCGTGGACTCTACAAAGCATGATGAGCTCTGA
- the CCDC116 gene encoding coiled-coil domain-containing protein 116, translating into MVSRRYSGYLADDESLRGPQMRNLNTCQRRGTCDWHNLCRPPSRCQFKNPDMGASTSASGAFTCAKPGKRKRHKSSNAGESSHLAAEFSEFVDFLADEEVLDSLQSIMEDAVRKLRNVTTQDGEQLFDIQEDSCSSLDSESWSFSYSSTCSQSKYHTSTMSSSEDDWERRVKSRRQLKPEGRVCLLDKYKARLPKLEKTTRAGVSGGFHTETFSERSGDNYFFQQEHFHVWAKLAESFEQLQPPKKDYFAKFKKPLPEQSFSVESLHKEITNVLKRPTLSSIPLYYPGNQPFQALDFLEENKILAALQDIINQAVCQVLEATMTGGIPFLNLYDEDGRTLMPWDSSMAESEEEEEEEEKEKEEEESKGEEGMRAGSEGSGSGEETSEDDSKSEGSKTADGKKKKKKKKQKGKKKKKEKAESPMGEEKVKMKYTPPPLPKSKRKSLGPEEPQRKPKYVAPPLPKTKARPPAEEVPTKPKYVPPPLPKPKPKKQDSLQTESESSKLAIRARHVITPKDIKRARIHGRPLPKQTIIDFLIENAAKLILYKYNYETLLSEKLGFISVPVTKVLLEIMFGYKRIKGSGIRLSSQIDWAKVSEEVYAVRPRKPKTPKQKAGDKKKAGEKKKKVGDKQKKSGEKKSVFFKPEMPHGKVVVTRTPIVQGVEPRKKESAKSMKGREDPQVPEIFEIVPPQFPRESEMDDMFPDEEGEGPTESVSDALNSAERYVTSDGSSRKVSGITLDSEDQSPALSPKASLLSPKVSQVQDSDRGSRTVLPEVESMDSEDLSKKGTASRKSSVSGEGSKTVLPKI; encoded by the exons ATGGTGAGCCGCAGATACTCCGGCTATCTGGCTGATGATGAGAGTCTCAGGGGACCTCAG ATGAGGAACCTAAACACCTGCCAAAGAAGAGGCACGTGTGACTGGCACAACCTGTGTAGACCGCCTTCCCGCTGTCAATTCAAGAATCCAGACATGGGAGCCTCTACTTCCGCTTCTGGCGCTTTCACCTGTGCGAAACCGGGCAAGCGGAAGCGCCACAAAAGCAGCAACGCCGGAGAAAGCAGTCACCTGGCCGCTGAATTTTCAGAGTTTGTGGATTTCTTAGCGGATGAGGAAGTCCTGGACAGCCTCCAAAGCATCATGGAGGATGCAGTCCGAAAGCTCCGAAATGTGACGACGCAGGACGGGGAGCAACTCTTTGACATCCAAGAAGATTCTTGCTCGAGCCTGGACAGCGAATCCTGGTCGTTTTCCTACAGCTCGACGTGCTCCCAGTCGAAGTATCACACCAGCACCATGTCCAGCTCTGAGGACGACTGGGAAAGACGGGTCAAGAGCCGAAGGCAGTTGAAACCGGAGGGCAGAGTGTGCCTCTTGGATAAGTATAAGGCCAGACTTCCCAAGCTAGAGAAGACGACCAGGGCGGGTGTCTCTGGAGGATTCCACACAGAG ACATTTTCAGAACGATCAGGAGACAATTACTTTTTCCAACAAGAACACTTCCATGTTTGGGCCAAATTGGCAGAGTCCTTTGAACAGCTACAGCCGCCCAAAAAAGATTACTTTGCCAAATTTAAGAAACCATTACCGGAACAGTCATTTTCTGTAGAATCCCTCCACAAGGAAATTACCAACGTTTTGAAACGCCCAACACTGAGCAGTATTCCCCTGTATTATCCAGGGAACCAGCCTTTCCAAGCTCTGGATTTCTTGGAAGAAAACAAAATCCTTGCAGCTCTTCAGGATATTATAAACCAAGCTGTTTGCCAAGTTCTGGAGGCAACGATGACAGGTGGGATCCCTTTCCTGAACCTTTATGATGAGGACGGCCGTACTTTGATGCCATGGGATTCTTCCATGGCTGagagcgaagaagaagaagaagaagaagaaaaagaaaaagaagaagaagaaagtaaagGAGAAGAAGGGATGAGAGCTGGCTCAGAAGGCTCTGGGAGTGGGGAAGAAACTTCAGAGGATGACTCCAAATCAGAAGGAAGCAAGACAGCtgatgggaagaagaagaaaaagaagaagaagcaaaagggaaaaaagaaaaaaaaggagaaggcAGAATCTCCCATGGGGGAAGAGAAggtcaaaatgaaatacacaccACCACCGCTTCCCAAAAGCAAGAGGAAGTCGCTTGGGCCTGAGGAACCTCAACGCAAGCCAAAATATGTGGCACCTCCACTTCCTAAAACAAAGGCTAGGCCTCCCGCCGAGGAGGTACCAACCAAACCCAAATATGTTCCACCCCCACTTCCGAAACCGAAACCAAAGAAACAAGACTCGCTCCAGACGGAATCGGAGTCATCCAAACTG GCTATCCGTGCAAGGCATGTTATTACTCCCAAAGACATCAAGCGGGCACGAATTCATGGCCGGCCTCTCCCGAAGCAAACCATCATCGACTTTTTGATCGAAAATGCAGCCAAACTTATCCTGTACAAGTACAACTACGAAACCCTTCTCTCCGAGAAGCTGGGCTTCATATCGGTTCCGGTGACAAAGGTGCTCTTGGAAATCATGTTCGGCTACAAGAGAATCAAAGGCAGTGGGATACGGCTGTCCTCTCAGATTGACTGGGCAAAAGTCTCCGAAGAGGTCTATGCGGTGCGTCCGCGTAAGCCCAAGACTCCGAAGCAGAAAGCTGGGGACAAAAAGAAAGCtggtgagaagaagaagaaagtcggGGACAAGCAGAAGAAATCAGGAGAGAAAAAGAGTGTTTTTTTCAAACCTGAAATGCCCCACGGCAAAGTGGTGGTAACAAGGACACCCATTGTTCAAGGTGTTGagcccagaaaaaaagaaagtgcaAAGTCCATGAAAGGACGAGAGGATCCCCAAGTTCCAGAGATTTTCGAGATAGTTCCGCCACAGTTTCCCAGAGAGTCTGAAATGGATGACATGTTTCCGGATGAGGAGGGTGAGGGCCCTACGGAGTCCGTAAGTGATGCCCTCAATAGCGCTGAGAGATATGTTACTTCCGACGGCAGCTCAAGGAAAGTCTCTGGAATCACCCTCGATTCTGAAGATCAGTCGCCTGCTCTGTCCCCCAAGGCATCATTATTGTCTCCAAAAGTGAGCCAAGTCCAAGACAGCGACAGAGGCTCTAGGACTGTTTTGCCCGAAGTAGAATCAATGGATTCTGAAGACCTCTCGAAGAAAGGGACAGCGTCGCGCAAGTCAAGCGTCTCTGGGGAAGGTAGCAAGACTGTTCTGCCTAAAATCTAA